In the Rhodothermaceae bacterium genome, AGGAAGCTTCCCCTTATACTCAGACATAACCTGCGCTGCCATCCCCACCAAATGTTTAGCCTTGTTATTCGGATAGGAGATGGATGCAATGACGCGAGCAACTTCTTCTGGAGTTGCCTCCGCGAGTTCTTTGAATGTAGGCCATACTTTGAACAGGTCCGGCGTGACTAGGTTAACACGCGCATCCATGCACTGTGCAGAGAGAATGACAGCAACAATGAGCTCATACTCACTTGAGAATCTGAGTTCTGTCTCTGGGCGTGAAATTACTTCTGAGAGCGCGTCAATCACAATATGCGCGCGCTTCTTTCTGCCTAAGTGCATAGACCTGTAAAGGGTATGCGGTTAACTCATTCAAGACTCATACTGTTCATCCTCTCAGTTCTGATTTCTGCTGGAGTCAGATTCAATACAAATGCGCAGATTTCGGATTCAGCACGTGTATCCATCTTAACCACCTACCCTGGAGATGTTATCTACACTCTGTGGGGGCATAGCGCACTACGAATCGAGGATCCGATTACAAACATTGATACCTCCTACAACTATGGGACCTTTGATTTTAGGAATCCTTTATCCTTCATTCTTCGCTTTGCCTATGGAAAGCTGGATTATCGACTGTCTTTGCACTACTCTCCCGCCTTGCTTGAGCATTCCTGGCTTTCGCTGGGACGCGGCGTTGTCGAGCAGCGGCTAAATATGACCGCGGAAGAGACTCGCGCCCTTTACGAATATTTATCCACTAATGCACTACCAGAGAACCGTGTCTACCGTTACGATTTTCTCTATGACAATTGTGCAACGCGAATCCTTGATGCTCTGGAAGATGCACTCCAGACCGAAATAGCGGACTCAACCTCTGCGGAAGTCACATTCCGCAATCTGATTCGACCATACCTACGAGAACATGCCGGGTTGGATCTGGCGATTAATCTTGCAATGGGGATT is a window encoding:
- a CDS encoding DUF4105 domain-containing protein, encoding MRLTHSRLILFILSVLISAGVRFNTNAQISDSARVSILTTYPGDVIYTLWGHSALRIEDPITNIDTSYNYGTFDFRNPLSFILRFAYGKLDYRLSLHYSPALLEHSWLSLGRGVVEQRLNMTAEETRALYEYLSTNALPENRVYRYDFLYDNCATRILDALEDALQTEIADSTSAEVTFRNLIRPYLREHAGLDLAINLAMGIPVDRDATQRQLSFLPIDLQVLLENAQTRTGTPLVVQTDTLFGNPVTPEPRRTMSYPTIIGWLILLVALFLFVRDIPHPRRRVFDTLLLGVVTIIGLLITFFWFVSLHEITRPNLHILWAWPLHILPLFLSRKSWTTVYWYAATCAAAVFVFGAPWWAQSLPPATIPMALAVALRSFILARVPRTGFEPVLPA